The Candidatus Saccharibacteria bacterium genome has a segment encoding these proteins:
- a CDS encoding LysM peptidoglycan-binding domain-containing protein, which produces MIGLLVANTSTPEQPVVFNADVQSANVEIVDGITEQYVTAMVAELADVVGTDSEELQAKTEESIGYEAQTAHIVKSQVVQTDAVTTEDISKHTVANGESLDDIAEQYGVSTDTIKWANDMTSNVVASGKELTIPPVNGVVYEVKEGDTAEKLAETYKAEADEIITFNDAELTGLVAGETIIIPDGEKPAPVVPVRRYFAAVNNASTTDSGVGRTGYGYFGNYTVLASGTYNGRSVWSMSPNKFYGGQCTWWADVRAADLGNPVANKIRGNASAWDNRAGVSVSKTPTVGAVVQTKNYGAGHVGVVEAVSSDGSMIKYSDMNGIAGRGVAAVTNDWVAVQSHWNFLR; this is translated from the coding sequence ATGATTGGTCTTCTTGTTGCTAACACATCTACTCCTGAACAACCGGTTGTTTTCAACGCCGACGTTCAAAGCGCCAATGTTGAGATTGTTGACGGTATAACCGAACAATACGTTACAGCAATGGTTGCAGAACTAGCCGATGTTGTTGGTACTGACTCAGAAGAGCTACAAGCTAAAACCGAAGAGTCAATTGGTTATGAAGCCCAAACTGCACACATTGTTAAGTCTCAGGTTGTACAAACCGACGCCGTAACTACCGAAGACATTTCTAAGCACACTGTTGCTAACGGTGAGTCATTAGACGATATTGCCGAACAATACGGTGTTTCAACCGACACAATTAAGTGGGCAAACGACATGACAAGTAATGTTGTTGCAAGTGGTAAAGAACTTACCATTCCCCCAGTTAACGGTGTTGTGTACGAAGTTAAAGAAGGCGATACTGCTGAAAAGCTAGCCGAAACATACAAAGCTGAAGCTGACGAAATTATTACCTTTAACGACGCTGAGTTAACTGGCCTTGTTGCTGGTGAAACTATTATTATTCCTGACGGCGAAAAACCAGCTCCTGTTGTACCTGTACGACGATACTTCGCAGCTGTTAACAACGCCAGCACTACTGATTCAGGTGTTGGACGAACTGGCTATGGCTACTTCGGTAACTACACAGTTCTTGCATCTGGTACATATAACGGTAGAAGCGTGTGGAGTATGAGCCCTAACAAGTTCTACGGTGGTCAATGTACATGGTGGGCTGACGTACGTGCTGCTGATCTTGGTAACCCTGTTGCTAACAAGATCCGTGGTAACGCATCAGCATGGGATAACCGTGCCGGTGTATCAGTAAGTAAAACCCCTACTGTTGGTGCAGTTGTTCAAACCAAAAACTATGGTGCCGGACACGTTGGTGTTGTAGAGGCAGTTAGTTCAGACGGCAGCATGATCAAATATTCAGACATGAACGGTATCGCTGGTCGTGGTGTTGCAGCTGTAACTAATGACT
- the mltG gene encoding endolytic transglycosylase MltG yields MFSSKKPLFVADQPAKKPRKWLKITLMVFVVVAIIGAVVGYSQYSSYKTDLEPVDHNNPQTEIFIVEKGDTFSAVATKLEDQGLIRSADAMRWYLRFEAENDLKLQVGAFELNSGQSVEEILSSLVEGKVLQKKLTIVPASTIFDVEAAIVAAGYSEAEAQQALALDYSDHPAFADAPEDATLEGYLYPDTYLAGHLQPPQALLGLALDETAKVLQDPAIRAGIESQGLTLHEAIILASIIEQEVSSASGDRPQVAQVFLRRLEIGMPLGADPTFRYASQLAGVADSVSIDSPYNTRIYAGLPPGPIGAISRSSLQAIADPAEGDFLYFVAGDDGNTYFNRTFQEHQADVDQYCIELCKL; encoded by the coding sequence GTGTTTTCATCGAAAAAACCTCTATTTGTAGCGGACCAACCAGCAAAAAAACCACGTAAATGGTTAAAAATTACCCTAATGGTGTTTGTTGTAGTGGCGATTATTGGGGCTGTAGTAGGCTATTCACAGTACTCATCGTACAAAACGGACCTCGAGCCTGTCGACCATAACAATCCCCAGACCGAGATATTTATCGTTGAAAAGGGTGATACGTTTTCGGCAGTGGCAACTAAACTGGAGGATCAGGGGTTGATCCGCAGCGCCGATGCCATGCGCTGGTATCTGCGTTTTGAAGCTGAAAACGATTTAAAGCTACAAGTGGGAGCTTTTGAGCTAAATTCCGGCCAATCTGTGGAAGAGATACTTTCTAGTCTTGTAGAAGGCAAGGTGTTACAGAAAAAACTAACTATTGTGCCGGCCTCTACTATATTTGATGTTGAAGCGGCAATTGTTGCAGCTGGCTATAGCGAGGCCGAGGCTCAGCAAGCCCTGGCTCTTGATTACAGTGATCACCCAGCTTTTGCAGATGCTCCAGAAGACGCAACGCTCGAAGGCTATTTATACCCAGACACCTATCTTGCAGGCCATTTACAGCCACCACAGGCGTTATTGGGATTAGCACTGGATGAAACCGCTAAAGTTTTACAAGACCCTGCTATACGGGCTGGAATAGAGTCACAGGGGTTAACTCTACACGAAGCAATTATATTGGCGTCTATTATCGAGCAAGAGGTGTCATCAGCTAGTGGTGATCGACCACAGGTTGCACAGGTATTTTTAAGACGGCTCGAAATTGGCATGCCGCTAGGGGCCGACCCTACATTTAGGTACGCCTCACAGCTTGCGGGTGTTGCTGACAGCGTTTCGATCGATTCACCATATAACACCCGAATTTATGCAGGGCTCCCTCCGGGGCCAATCGGTGCAATTAGCCGCAGTTCACTACAGGCTATAGCCGACCCGGCAGAAGGTGATTTTCTGTACTTTGTAGCTGGAGACGACGGTAATACCTACTTCAATCGCACCTTCCAAGAGCACCAAGCTGACGTTGATCAGTACTGTATTGAACTGTGTAAGCTGTAA
- the ruvX gene encoding Holliday junction resolvase RuvX produces MNILGIDHGLKHIGLAIARSGVKIAYPLSTIDNDDETVTKLQKIIDEEKISTVVLGLPRNLSAEDTDQTKVVRDFQRVLEKHSIQTVFQDETSSTERAYAKGATKADKDAWAAAIILQDYLERA; encoded by the coding sequence GTGAACATATTAGGGATTGACCACGGGCTAAAACATATTGGGCTGGCTATTGCTCGCAGTGGAGTAAAAATCGCCTATCCACTGAGTACGATCGACAATGACGATGAAACGGTCACAAAACTACAAAAAATTATTGATGAGGAAAAAATCTCGACAGTTGTCTTGGGGTTGCCGCGGAATTTAAGCGCTGAAGACACCGATCAAACTAAGGTTGTGCGTGACTTTCAGCGAGTATTGGAAAAGCATTCAATTCAGACCGTTTTCCAGGACGAAACCAGCTCGACCGAAAGAGCTTACGCCAAGGGCGCGACAAAAGCCGACAAAGACGCGTGGGCAGCGGCTATAATACTGCAAGATTATTTAGAAAGAGCCTAG